The Prionailurus bengalensis isolate Pbe53 chromosome D3, Fcat_Pben_1.1_paternal_pri, whole genome shotgun sequence DNA window TGCTGCGcctggaaagaaagaatgggtggGTGGCAGTGAGTCCAGGACCTTCCTGGGGGCACCCAAGGAATGAGACTAAGCACCCGGGCTGGTGCAGAAATTAGGTAACACCTCTCAACTTCCAAGATTGATAGAGATCCCTAAATTCCACCTGTACCCCAAGACCCTGTATATGGGAACCAAAGACATTGCCCTGGGACTCTCTGGACTCCGCACCCCACTGCAGAGCCCCCGGGACCCCAGCTCCAGACCCACAAACACAGCTTAACTCTAGTACCTGCCCCAGGCCACGCTGCTCCAGGACTCCCTCAGGACCCCCTCCCATGGCCTGGACATCATCCTGGACACCACCACTtcgtccccaccccccatcaccaGATCGCTCCTGGACACCACGCCCCGGTCTCGGTCCCTGGACCCCGCCCAAGACCTCCTCAGACACCCCCCTACTCCAAGACCCCTGAACTCCGCCGTACCGGGCCCCCACAAACTCGTCGCAGGGCGGGAGGCGCCGCCAACGATGCACTGTCTCGAAGGGCCCGAAGTTGAGTGTCAGGTACTCAACACTGTCCGAGCAGCTGTGGTCAAAGTCCACGCTCGGAGCTACCTTGGACCGTGCGCTGCCTGCCAGGGCCCCGGCTCCGATCGGGCCCCCCGAACCCCCCGGCCCAGCCATCCCGGGTCCACGCCGGCTCGGCCACTGGGTCCGCGGGACGTGAGGCCACCGCCCCGGGCGGGACTACGTTTCCCGGCGAGCACTGTGCCAACCGCACCACACTTCCGGCCGGCGCCGCACTCCCGCCTGCACGCGCTTCCCGGCCAGCTTAGCGCTCCTCCTGACTCCGCGGGCCAGCACAGCCTCCGGGAACCGGCCCTGCAGAGAGCGTGTAACCCCCTGGGAATCATTTACCGCCAAGTACGCGCGCCCAGTTCCCCCTTCCAGTGAGGGCGGCGTCTAGTCCCCAGCCCTTTCTGGACTGCACTGCCCCGCCGCAGGCCCGACCCACACCGCCTGGAGATAGGCCACACTTCCCGGCATGCCCTGCTTGCGCGGGTCTCGGCCTTGATCGTCCGCCGCTCCCGGATCCCGGGTGGAGGGTTCCGGTCTCACAGCGGCCTAGGAGGGAGCACGACTATCTCCTTCCGTTTTGCTGTCTCATTTCTGGCCCCGGCGTCTCGCCCTCAACATTCCCCTTGGCTAGGAGGCAGAGTAGCACAGAGGCTCTAGATCCTCGTCCCTAGTTAATAGCAGAGCCTCATTTTCTTTACCTTCGAAATGGGGGTTCCTGAAGCTCTGGCTGCCATGAAAAGCATGGATTGTCTCAGGACCCAGCCCCTACAGCCCCAAGTAGGCACATGCCCCTAAACTGCCAAGTGCGAGCTGCCTCTGACCCCTGAAGAAGCACTTCCCATCTCAAACCTTTGGCATGTGCTGTCCCTTCTACCTGGAGTGCCATTCTTTGAAAATCCAGATCCAACACACTGGTTAGAGAAGCTTTTCCTAACCTTAGGGGTAGCATCAGTTGCTACCTCCTCTGAGTGCTCATAGGCCAAACTTCCTTGGTGTGGTTGTGCTTTCTCCATGAGTATCTGTCCGATTACAATGGAAGTCACACAGATATGCAAACGTGTGCgttttaattttaagataatatCTAATATGCTGCAGGGTCCTGTAGGGAACCAGTctcaagaaagggagaagaggacaAGCCTGTCCTGCCTCCATTGTCAGCCATCAGTGGCAGCTGAGGCCTTGGGGGGTAAGCATCTCCTGGAGGCAGCAGAAGCCTCTCTGGAGGTGAGCCAGGCAACCGAAGGCAAGCACTGGGAAGGCTCAGGTTCTGCCCTGGGGGATCCTGGGAAATTGGAGGTTGGCACCTGCCCCCAAGGCTTGGCCTCTGTCCCTGGTGCCCCAGCGTGCCTGCCCAAGTCTGCTGCATGCGAGCTCAGGATCCTTTCCCTGTGAGCCAGGACATGTCGCCGGTCCTGCAGGAATGAGGGGAGGAGGAGTCAGGGTAGAGGACAGAGGGTTCCCCACTTGGCACCATGAACAGCTGATTGCTGAGGACAGCAGggggcctgctctgtgccaggccctggtgCCCAGCAGGAATGGGTACTTAGGCATAGAGGGAAAGACCATGGGGTACAGGCTCTGGGCTTAGGTGGGAAAGGCTCAGAATGGTCAACAGGAAGGACAGAGAACCACGTACTTGCTGTGCAGCACAAACAGCCTTTtcgaaggcaagagagagagatagagagaaggcCAGGAAGAGAGCATGTCATTCATCATGTTCCCTCTTGGTTCTCCATTGTTTCCAGCCTGAGGCCTACCCCTGTCCCGTGGCCTCCAGGATTTCCCCAGTccctgggcagggggagggggcctcTCTGCAGGCAGTTTAAGCCTACAGGGTGACTCCCATTGGCACCAGCCTGGGGTGAGGGGAATAGCTGACATCCAGTGTCTCCCAGACACCAAAAAAACCACCCAACAACTCTATGTAGGGTGTCCCCAGAGGCATCACTAGCTGCCTTTACCCCCCTAGCTTCTGCCAGTCTCAGTACAACCATGTCCTGTTGGGTGTCCCATGCCAGGTAACTGCCTAAGCAATGGTTTTGACCAAGggctttgcccctccccacagcaCTGGGCCTGCCCTGGGACAACAGCTTTTCCCCCTTCTATCCCCCAAGAACACAAATAACCAGCCCATTCACAAAGCACAACCCTTGTCCCAACCACCCCATAGTCCTGATGCTCCATAGACTGATGTGGACCAAGAATAGAGGGAAGGCTCTGTAGGGCTATGGGGGTGGCTGGCTACCAAGGACCAGTCCCTTAggggacctccccccccccccatatctctGAAGCCCACACTCACTCCACCTCCCGCTTCCGGATGGCACGGCCTGAGGCTAGCACCTCAGCCACCTTGGACACGATTGGATCGTAATTCATGCTGGCCACAGCAATCACCTCATCGCCTCTGCAGGGACAGAGTAACTGAGCCTGAGGACTGCCCAGCAGTGGCCTCTCTTCTTAGAGACCCTGATGTACTCCTCTTCAACTGGGGCCCAGGGAGTGATCTTACCCAGGACAACAGAAATATTCTGAGCACCCAGCCCTCCCTGCTTTGCTTGGCCCAGCATGGGCTTTAGGATCCTGCCAGAGGCCCACTGAGGTTCCAGTCTTTCTCCTCAGTGGAGTTCAGAGCTGAGCTCCAGTCCTGGGatcaccactctctctctctacctgtgtGATTTTCCTCAGCGTCAAAGCAGGAGTCAACACCCACCTCAAATTGCTGTCCTGAAGATAAAATGTCCTGTCTCAGTGCGTGGCTGCTGGAGTTATTACTGCCCCACCTCCTCACATTCCCTTGGTGGGTCTCCTGCCTAGCTGCCTCCCTTGGCCACTTGGTCCATCTTTCAGGTAAGTCCCCTCCTCTGGAGCAGAGCTCCTCTGGGATGAGTTCCCCTTCCCGACCGAGCTCCCGCTGCTTCGGTGGCTGCCACGTTCCACCCAGTTGCTCTCACTTGGTGTAAAAAGCCACGAACTTGAGCTCTTCCAGATCCCCCTGGATGATGACGTCGTCGAAGCCTTCTCCGTACCCTGTGGGCCGTACAGGAGGGGATGGGGCTCCCCAGGGTCAGCGTCCTGTGGCCTCCTAAATCCCCCCTGAATACCCCACCAGGCCTTGCTCCCTTTGTCCTTTTAGGTGGTCCTTTTAGTCCACCCCTAATCAGTTTTCACTCTTCCTACAGCTGACGCGGCCCCGCCCCTAGGATGCTCATAGCCCCGCCCTAACTTCCAAGCTCCACCTCTGCGCTCCGCACACACCTTAGCCACACCCCTAAACGCACttggccccgcccctgcccgggCCAACTGTTACCAGCGTAGCGCAGGCTCTTGCCAAACATGGCTGTCCACAGGTAGGGCACGGTGCTGATCTCCGCCTCCTGCGCCAGCATATTCTGGGCCGCCACGCGCCCTGTAAgactcagggtcatgagatcccCGACCCTAGCCCCGGCCACCCCTACACTGCCTGCCAGGGCTCTCTGGGGACCTCTGACATGTGGAACTACTCCTCCTTGCGTTCCCAGAGGTGAACAGGTGCATCATGGCTCAGCTCATTGCCCACACTCAATTGCAGAGGAGACACCTGGCTCAAAGCCAGTCACTTAGATTGCTTCTCTAGAGAATTTGAATGAAGTGCCCCACATCTAGAAGGTCTGTTTCCTGGCGTTGTTGGGCTGCCTCCATTTCAGGTGTGCACCCAGACAATAATCGGACACATCAGGTCTGAAGAATGGGACACAAGTGCCCAGGGAAGTAGGGATGACAGCCACACCCAGGGCCCCAGAGAATAGCGTGGGTGGCTTCTCAGTTCATATTCCCAGGCCCCACTGGACCCTGTAGTTGGAGGGCTATGAGAGCCTCCTAGACCCTCCCAGTTAAACCTTAATTGTACTTGGCTGATGAGTGGTCTTTGGTTCCTTAAAACCAGCACCAACTTTAGACCTTGAACCTGAGCAGATATTGGTACCAGGAGTGGGATTTCAGGCAGCAGATGCTCAGATAATGtgaagtgagagaggagaggtgaGTGCAGGGAGTCTGGTGGTCCTCCCCACGAGGCAGCTAACTTGCTTGCTTGTACCTACATCTTAGGGACTCAGACCAGGTGTTCACAGTAAATGAGGCTTCAGGGGCATGGTGACcaccaagtgtgtgtgtgtgtgtggtgggggagctATTCCTCATAGAGCACGACAGTTTTCCACTGAGCGCAAGTTTCCAGGCCCAAATGGCTGCCTCCCAGGGGCCTGCATGAAACAACTGTGTTCACAGAGCCAGTCGAGTGGCCCAAGGGAGACAGAAGCACTGAGTGGGAAGGTGGCCCGTGTCTTACtaaatccctttctctctccctgggtGACTGCACAGGTTGGTGAGgatgaaaggaaaggaggggctgGTGGAAGGATGGGGTGGGACACTGTGGCTAGTTGGGTGGGGTGTCCTGAGGGCACTGGAGGGGCGTCTGTGGATGGGCCACAGGGCTTGCTCTGTCAGGTagctttttttttgcctttttttttttttttaagtcagcttcatgcccagtgaggagcttaacatggtgcttgaactcacaaccctgagatcaacaccctgagatcaagacctgagctgaaatcaagagtcagatgcttaactgactgagccacccaggctccctgtcaTCTGGCTTGATCACCTGGAGGAGGCTCCCAGACAGGCCACCACAAAACCTTGAATGTCTAACCCAGAGACTGGGACCCAAGGCCAGCAACTGAGGAATGGGCCTGGGGGAAGCTGAGACCCTGGGcatcctcccatcccccatcctgCCACAGGGCTGGCCATACCCTGGGCATGAGCCATCTGCCAATGTGGGATGTTCACTTTCCGATTGTTTCTCCAGGCGAGGGGGAAAGTGACAGCATCGCCAGCTGCAAACACGCCCGGAACGTTGGTCTGCATCATCTGTGGGGAGAGGGCCCAGCGCTCTGTGGGTGGCACAGCGGCCTTGACTTGGACATGCCACTACCCCCGGCCCAGCACCCTGCCTGCCCCCGCCACCaccatcccccagccccaccttgtTGACAGGGATGAAGCCTCGGGAATCCAGATTGATGCTGCTCTGCCTCAGGAAGCCCGTGGCAGGCACTGCACCTGACAAGACAGGGGCCACCATGTCCATTCCCTggtccctcccttctcccacctcaTTGTCCTCCATGACCCATACCCTTCACTCACCACAATTCAGCCCCAGACCATTCATCCAATGGGCTGCCCATCCTGCAGCCTTCATGCatcctgtcccctctgcctggaccCTCACAGACCCTGTGCCTCCCATGCGGCCTCATGtatcacctcctctgagaaatTCCATGAAGCCCCTGGTAGGGTCAGCATGCCATACCTTCCCAGCCCCTAGGCTGCCACCTCCCAGCTCTGTCCTTTCCCAAACTGGCACCTCAACTGGAGCAGTTTGAGGCTTGTTTGTGTTCTGCAGCCCACATGGGGCAGGCTGTGGAGTCGAGTATTTGTGGGCAGCAGTCACTGGGGGCATCCTCCATGCCAAGCCCTGGCTAAATGTGGAACACCCATTCCCTGATAGCCTGGTGAAGTGGGTATGGTTGGggtacccattttacagatgtgaaaaccaaggcccagggaggggaagagactgGCCCAAGGCCATTCTGGAGCATGTGCAGGTGCTCATTTGCACCTGCCTGCCCACTCACTCACCAATGCCCACAACACAGACGTCAGCCCGCACAACCTTGCTGCTCTTCAGCACGACCTCCTTCagctgtggggagggggcgggttaGCAGGTAGGCCCAGCTCCTGGGAacaggggagaaggggcagaaagaagggccCACCTTTCCCTCCTGGGCCCGCAGCTCAGACACCTCTGTCTGCATGTAGAACTTGACCCGGTTGTTCTCAAACATCTGTCAGGGAAGGTGGGCAAGAAGGCCATGGATGAGAGCAtagccaggggctgggctgggtgcCTGGAGTTCTGACAGCCCAGGTGCCGAGAGTCAGAGTGGGCTTACTTTCATGAGGGCACGACCGACACGTTCCCCCAAAAATCTCCTGAAGGGCGTCTCCTCCAGCTCCACCACGGACACTGAGTGGGCCTTTTCAGTCAGATAAGCAGCCACCTCCATCCCTAAGGGGTGGTGCATGGTAGTCTAGCACCCTGCACCCTGGGACCAGCCATGACAGCCTGACCACTGCCCCCACCAGCCCCGGCTGCTCACCCAGGAAGCCAGCTCCCACGACCACTGCGTTGCGGCCCCGGGCTAGCCTCACCACACGATTGGCATCTTCAGGTGTCCGGATGGTGAACACGTTCTCCACCTCTTTGCCTTTGCAGCTCAGCATCTTAGGGCTGAGGTGTGGCCAGCATCAGTGAGGGGCTCCCGGCACCCAATCCCTCGCATGCTGGCTGGTGCCCTGCCAAGTGCCAATAGGGTACAAGGGGGAGACACCCTCCTACCTGCTCCCTGGTGCGAGAAGCAGCTTGCTGTACTCCAGCTTGAAGCCATCCTTGAACACAACCTTCTTGTTTCTCACGTCCACCGTAACCACCTGCAACCCCCGCCGGGCAGAGTGTGGGCCTGGCCGTGGACTTGGGCCTGGTTGCCCCTCCGAGCTCCTGCCAGACCCTCTGAACAGGAGGTTCCACAGGCACTGTTCCTGCCACCTGGATGGTCCTCTTTCCCTCACCTGGCTTCTCCTTACTGTTTAAGGTTCTGACATCACCTTCCCCTCAAAGCCATCCTTATGCTCTCCGGCCCCAGCTCtgaacagatttctgcatgtgCCCACAATCCTGACTGGAAGAATATCCAGTGCTGCCTTCCAGGCCTGGAGCACCCCTGGGAGGGCCTAGACATCAGGGCCAAGAGGGCAGaacacctccccccaccacacacacctcCAGGGGCCTGCATGTCCTCACATCATTTGTGGTTCTAAGTCTTCCCCAGACTTGTTTCTTAGTCTTGGCCCCATACCTGGGCCTCGGTGAGCACCTCGATGCCATAGGCTCGGAAGAACTCCTTGGGCCTCAGGGCCAGCTGCTCAGGCTGTGCATCCAGGGACTGCAGGAGATAGCTATCTTGAGATAAGGCCAGGTGGCCAGTGTTCCATTTTGCAATGGAGGACCCGATGCCTAGGGAGGGTAGGGCTGGGCCCAGGTCACAAAGGGGCTGCAGAATGGAATTCACCAAACCCACATCTTTATAGGGTACCACAGACAGGCCTGGCCTGAGCAGAGAGGCAGCTGGTCAGACCCCCAAGGGGTGACAAGCAAGGCGCTGAGAGGGCCTGACTGTGCCCAGAGAGCTAGGGGTCTGGGGCCTGCCTGGGCTCCCatttgcccctcctcccaccttgcTGAGCTTAGGCCGGTCATAGGGGAGGTGCCGGTCCAGTGTGCACAAGACGATCCTGTCTGAGAACCCCTCCTGCCGCAGTGTCTCTGCACATACCAAGCCAGCTGCACCTGAGGGGATGGTGCTGTGGGTTAAGGGatcacctctcccccaccctgccctacCCCTCATAACCTCACCACCAACCTGCGCCTACAATCAGCACGTTGGTGCTGCTGCTGTGGCCAGCACTTGGAGAGATACACTTGGCCATCACTTTGGTTCTTCGCTGTAGCTGCAAGGCCTGGGGATGTCCGGAGAGCAAGAGGCAGCTGGGAGCTGGAGTCATGGAATGGCATCCTCCCTATGCCATCATCCCAGCAGGCCAGGTCCTGCTGCTGCAGTCCAGCCTCATCCCCACTGCACAGTTTTCACTCTGTCCccagccacagggcctttgcacatgctgatcCCTGGGCCAAGATGCCCTCCTCACTTCTCCTTTTTGCCTGAGCCCAAGCCACGCCCTCACCTGCTTACTGGCTCGGACGTACACCTTCTCCTTCTCAATCTTCACCTGCAAGGGCTGTGTTGCTCAGGACCAGGTTTTGGGGGGCTCCATCCCCTGCCCTGCATCCCCAGGCTCCCACCCTACTGCCCCCCTGGCCCCACCTGGAATTTGTGCAGACTGTCCAGGCCAGGGAAATCCTCTAGGTCACCGGTGCCGATGTTGAAGCAGGCACCATGCCAGGGGCAGCGCACCCGGCCACGGGACAGCACACCTAAGGGAAGCAGTGCTGGGCTGGGGCCACAGGCAacagctcccctcccctgcattccAGCAGCTGCTCACCCCTCCCCACAGCTCAGGAGACCCCCACTAATAGATGAGACCCTGGAGGTCCAGGGAAGAGCCAAGCCAGCCTGTGATGGTGCAGTGGCCAAGCACCCTTCAGGGAggtcccaccccacctcctgtgTGTACTGGGACAGCTCACCTTTCACCAGGGGTGCACCATAGTGTGGACACTTGTGGCCCAGAGCGTGGAACTCCCCGTTGTCCTTCACCAGCAACACTTTCCCCCAGCCCAGCTCTACTTCCCGCATCCTGGGGAGGGGCTGCACTCAGACATCAGGCCAGACACCAGGCACCACCTCTGGTGGGCACCTCTTCCCAGAGTCTAGCTTTCTGGGGAGCAGGCCCAGACCAGGAGAGGCCACACTGGTGGTGGCTGGCGCAGGTGCTCGTCAAGGGCTCCCTCCAGGCCTCCCAGCCCACCCCATCCATGGCCTGCACCATGCCTTCCCATCTTGGGCCCTCTGACTGCTCCCTGCCCCACTAGACCCAGCACCCACTGGCCATTCTCAAGGTCCTTGACATGGCAGATGGCGGCCTCCACACAGTCCTGAGCACCAGGGTACGGGTGAGGGGCGGGCAGGCGTTCCTCAGTGTGGAAGTGGCGGGCTGTGCCATTGCCCTGGTAGGCCCGAGGGCTGCCCTTCCCGCTGGCTGACAGCTCCTCCTTGCCCCGCTCCTTCTCAGGCAGCACCACCTCGATCTTGAGCTCCACTGTAGGGTAGACAGGGCAGCACTGTGAGTTtccagccctgcccacctccttgCCCACGCCACAGGCTCTGGGCAGGCTGGTCCCTTTGAGTTTGAGTTCTCTCCTGTGCCTCCACCTCTCCAGAAAGCCATCTGCAACATCAGCAAAGAGCCTTAAAACAGGCaagaagcaggggcacctggttggcttagttggttaattacccgactcttgatctcggctcaggtcatgatctcacagttcatgagttcgagcccacactcacagttcataagtgccgagcttgcttgggattctctctctctccctccctctctttctccctccctctctctgaccctcccccgctcaggagCAAGCACAATCGTGTGTGCACGCctgcacgcgtgctctctctctaaataaataaacttaaatttttttttttcattaaaaaaaaaaaaacaacaggctaGAAGCAGAACAGAGGCAGCAGGAGGTGAGCTGGGTTGGCTTGATTTCATtcctgcatgttttctttttcagtaacaAATTAGTGAGGGGCCCACAAATGGAGCTCCTTTGACCCTGAAATTGCCTTTTCTCTAAGAATTTATGTGGGGGGAAGAACCCTGGTGGCCTGAATCCTGCTCTGATTCCAACTGCACGGTCCCTGATGGAGAAGGACATCCCTAAAGGATCAGGGGCATGTTTAGGGTCTGACTCCAGGGAGAACAGGGCGTTCAAACCTGGGTATGGCTCATTTTCCAGCCAGTGAATCTGGGTAATGGGAAACCAAGGCTTTGTTGTTCTGTTTGCAATGTTCCCATaggtttgagattttttttttaattaaaaaaaaagtgtacacaCTGTATTTTCAACTTCTTAAAATAGCTATGCTCACCAGTTTAAGAATCCATCATTTGCCAAGCACTGGTTTTTCAACACCTTCATGTGCAAGGGTGTGGGGCCTTGGGGGTGAACTGTACCCAAAGGGATGGGTGCACAGGGACTGTACAGAGGGGCGTGGGGCCCACCTTGAAGCTTCTGTGGGCCAGATGCTTCCCCAGAGTGCCTGTGGCGACTACTCTAAGCAGTCAGTTAGCCGGAGActgtcattttcttctgtatatttctctgcattttctaaaTTCCCTACAATGTGCCTGGGGTATTTTTCTAAttagaaggaaacaataaacagaaTTTTTAGCAGCAATAATCTGGCCTCCTGGGCTGAGTGATGGAAGCTAAGCCCCTGGCACAGCATGGGCCCAATGAGGAAGCAGGAGTCCAAGGAGTCCCAAGTCCCAAGGCACCAGAGCCTCCAGCCCTCTCCCCTTTtcacctcttctcccctccaccccagacctGATACTCCAGAAATAAACAGAGTcacacctctgggcctttgcctAGGCAGTTCCTTGGTCTGGGTTGCCATTCTTCCCTGCCCTGGCTCACTGCTGCCCATCCACTTGAACAGCTCAGGTGATGCCTCCTCTGGCTGCCCACTCCCTGCGTGTCCCTCCTCTCTTGCAGAGCTAATCCCCCACTGGCTTGAAGCCTGGGAAGGTAGaacccctccccctccttatCCTCAAGTCCCAGCCCCTAGCCTGGCCCAGgcatgggaggggagggaaggagaaggggggtgGTTGAGGTCCCTCCATGATTCCAGCTGGGCAGGAAGGGAGCACACCACCAAGCTGAAGCTGTTGTATCaggtgggagaagggggaggggggcgggtttAGGGTGGGGTAGgttctgtgcctccatttccatACTTTATGTAATAATGTTAGAATGTTTTGAGaagaatcaaaaaggaaaatactccTGGACTCAGCTGACACCAGCTATGTGAACTGTAGAGAGGGAGCTCACAGGAACAGCCTGGCAGGGGCCCAGATAACAACCAAGCCAGGCTGTTTTCATCCTCCACCTCCTTCCAGAAGGCTCCAAGGAGCTCGCTGACGCAGTCTAATGGGAAGCCATTAAGTCAGGAACAGTAGTGTAAAGGTGGATGGAGAGGGTGTCTCTGCTCACCCATAAAGCCAGATCAACCCTAGCAAATGATTCCCAGGTGCCCATGTGACCATGGGCTCCTGCCTTAGCCCCTTTGGACTGCAGATGCCTTCATTATAAAACAGAGAACAGTGCCTACCTCTTTGGTGATAGTCAATGCTGAAGGATTTAATATATGTAACCCAGAGCAGAAGCTCAACAGATAAAGCTGGGTAGTAGCATTTTATTGGTGAGATCTGAGCTTCCTGACAGCCATGGCAAAAAGGGAAAGCTGTTAGGTAGCACTTGTGCCCTATTAAAAGGCAAGTGACCAGATGCCAAGAGAGCTGTACTTCCTCCTAGTTCTGAGCTTAGTGTGGGTCTGGCCTGGAATACTTCCTATCAGGAACACAGAGCCAATGGAACACAAGGAATACAGAGTGAGCTCAGGAAATGTGTGCTGATGTGCTCCAAGTCAGAGTCAAGCAAGATAGAAGGTGAAGAATTTGCACAAAGACCTTGGGCTTGCTGTGGTCTCCCTATAGCCCCTGCTGACCCCAGCTGAACTTCTATGGCCCAAATGCTCTCACTCCCACACCCTGAAATTCCCTGAGCCTCACCCCTGACCTGCCCAGTGTTGAGTGCCTGGGGTCTAAAATCGTGCCCTTCTGCCATAGCTCCACAGGGGAGTCCTGGAAGCAGGGAACCTAGCTCCTAAAAGAGGGGATAGTAACATTCTGCACagcctcctatgtgccaggccctgtgctaagtgcAATAGTCTGCatgagggggtggaggtggggggcaaaaCGGTTAGCCCCACTTACACATGAGAACAcagcagcacagagaggtgaagtcacctccccaaggccacacagccaggaaggggcagggctGAATTTAGGCTCAAGAATGCAAGTTCTTACCACTGCCTCTAGGGGGGTGAGAATGGCCAGCTCCTGAACTGGGAGCTTGGGGCCAGGGGCCTCAGGTAGGCCAGCCTGTTGAGGCCCTTTACAAGAAACTGCAGATGGCACCCTCTGCTTTTGGCTTCCTGCCAGCCCAGTAGTCTTATAGGAGCCGGATTTGGGACCAGCTAGCATTTTTCTGCCCACTTCGGATGGAGGAAGGCTGAGGTCAAGACAGTGGACATCATTTGCTCAAGTCATACATGGAAGCAGGAAGGGTGGTAGGATCAGGCCCAGGGCTGGGTACCCACAGCATAggcatggggggagggagagctggCTCCTGAGGCAGATGAATGGGGTGTTCCTCTGCCTGGCAGGGCATCAAAGGTCTCCTCTTGCCCCAAGttctccctcagacccaggaaagGGAG harbors:
- the AIFM3 gene encoding apoptosis-inducing factor 3 isoform X4; this encodes MGGCFSKPKPVELKIEVVLPEKERGKEELSASGKGSPRAYQGNGTARHFHTEERLPAPHPYPGAQDCVEAAICHVKDLENGQMREVELGWGKVLLVKDNGEFHALGHKCPHYGAPLVKGVLSRGRVRCPWHGACFNIGTGDLEDFPGLDSLHKFQVKIEKEKVYVRASKQALQLQRRTKVMAKCISPSAGHSSSTNVLIVGAGAAGLVCAETLRQEGFSDRIVLCTLDRHLPYDRPKLSKSLDAQPEQLALRPKEFFRAYGIEVLTEAQVVTVDVRNKKVVFKDGFKLEYSKLLLAPGSSPKMLSCKGKEVENVFTIRTPEDANRVVRLARGRNAVVVGAGFLGMEVAAYLTEKAHSVSVVELEETPFRRFLGERVGRALMKMFENNRVKFYMQTEVSELRAQEGKLKEVVLKSSKVVRADVCVVGIGAVPATGFLRQSSINLDSRGFIPVNKMMQTNVPGVFAAGDAVTFPLAWRNNRKVNIPHWQMAHAQGRVAAQNMLAQEAEISTVPYLWTAMFGKSLRYAGYGEGFDDVIIQGDLEELKFVAFYTKTGDMSWLTGKGS